One window from the genome of Marinobacter sp. LV10R510-11A encodes:
- a CDS encoding glycosyltransferase family 2 protein → MKFKYSIIIPHYNSEVSLNILLSSIPNDDLLEVLVIDDRSSTAEYRQVIESSSLANIKEFSNKGVKGAGSCRNIGVEKATGQYLIFADSDDYFTTNAFENINAAVDEIDEQIDILFFQVTSSDSRNKLGFRHIKNSVLVTNYINKTGKYYKEKIRLTHNVPWGKVFRAEFVRNNNIKFDETIIANDGMFSLKAGKLSKDIACSNKEIYCVTQSENSLTTTKNVNHYRVRLEVYTRYYNYLSRKERKHIEASPFPLLYLSFDYGVVEVVRSIIYLKKNRVSIFKNFKFSFERLKRFTSRLSK, encoded by the coding sequence ATGAAATTTAAATACAGCATTATAATTCCTCATTATAACTCTGAGGTTAGTCTAAATATATTATTATCATCAATTCCGAATGACGATTTATTGGAAGTATTGGTAATAGATGATAGAAGCTCTACTGCTGAATACAGGCAAGTGATAGAGAGTAGCTCTTTAGCTAATATTAAAGAGTTTTCCAATAAAGGAGTTAAGGGTGCGGGAAGTTGTAGAAATATTGGCGTAGAAAAGGCGACTGGTCAGTATCTTATTTTTGCTGACTCTGACGATTATTTTACCACTAATGCTTTTGAGAATATTAACGCAGCGGTTGATGAAATTGATGAGCAAATAGATATACTATTTTTCCAGGTAACATCTTCTGATTCACGTAACAAATTAGGCTTCAGGCATATCAAAAACTCAGTGCTTGTTACTAATTATATCAATAAAACAGGAAAGTATTACAAAGAGAAAATTCGATTAACGCATAATGTTCCTTGGGGGAAAGTTTTTAGAGCCGAATTTGTTAGAAATAACAATATTAAATTTGACGAGACTATTATCGCGAATGATGGGATGTTTTCACTAAAGGCCGGAAAGCTTTCTAAAGATATCGCATGCTCCAATAAAGAGATTTATTGTGTTACGCAGTCAGAAAATAGTTTAACAACAACTAAAAATGTAAATCACTATCGAGTAAGGCTCGAGGTTTACACTAGGTACTATAATTATTTATCTAGAAAAGAACGAAAACATATTGAGGCGTCACCTTTTCCTTTGTTATATTTGAGCTTTGATTATGGTGTCGTTGAGGTTGTTAGATCTATTATATATTTAAAGAAAAACAGGGTTTCTATTTTTAAAAATTTTAAGTTCTCTTTCGAGAGGCTTAAAAGATTCACTTCTCGTTTAAGTAAATAG
- a CDS encoding heparinase II/III-family protein, whose translation MLTKVKAVLALGITNILRVLWFRFSVRFGLNPVRGLQAAVPQGPFFNSEAFSGEAVSGYRYVSTGFGHIPFGDGLNPPDWYLSVLTGHRCPNPERPWFTIADFTSELGDIKGVWELSRFDWVLGFAREYCEGNIASLAKLETWLENWARVNPPYCGPNWKCGQEASIRVMHLAMAAIILEQVARPERALLQLVEIHLQRIAPTILYAIAQDNNHGTSEAAALFIGGSWLAKHGFAEGEGWQRQGRKWLENRARRLIEKDGSFSQYSVNYHRVALDTFSMVEVWRKSLGLSAFSGHWYAKAAAATEWLGAMLQPDGDVPNLGANDGARLFPLAATDYRDFRPSAQLASALFCQRRAIHDSGEWDVPLQLLGIELPEAQARVPASVEFDDGGYAILRNEQCFALLRYPRFRFRPGQADALHLDVWLGARNLLRDGGSYSYNTEEPWQSYFPGVESHNTVQFDSRDQMPRLSRFLFGEWLKTCCYEPLDDTPEGKMVLAGYRDYKGASHTRKVVLGKRQLRVEDKIDGFSDAAVLRWRLEPGEWHLDGQTVVRNGVSIAVVASVPVVRCELVNGWESRYYGRKTQLPVLEIEVAEPGHLTTEITWNTP comes from the coding sequence ATGCTAACCAAAGTTAAAGCTGTGCTCGCGTTGGGAATTACCAATATTCTCAGAGTGTTATGGTTTCGTTTCAGTGTGCGTTTTGGTCTCAATCCAGTGAGAGGCTTGCAGGCGGCTGTGCCTCAGGGCCCGTTCTTCAACTCGGAGGCATTTTCTGGCGAAGCCGTTTCAGGCTATAGGTATGTATCCACTGGCTTTGGTCATATTCCCTTTGGAGATGGCCTAAATCCGCCTGACTGGTATTTGAGTGTTTTGACTGGCCACCGTTGCCCAAATCCGGAGCGCCCCTGGTTCACCATCGCTGATTTCACAAGTGAACTGGGTGACATCAAAGGGGTATGGGAGCTATCCCGGTTTGATTGGGTGTTGGGTTTCGCCAGGGAATATTGCGAGGGAAATATTGCCTCGCTTGCCAAGCTGGAAACCTGGTTGGAAAACTGGGCAAGAGTAAACCCACCATACTGTGGCCCGAACTGGAAGTGTGGGCAGGAAGCCTCAATCCGTGTAATGCACCTGGCTATGGCCGCCATCATTCTTGAGCAGGTTGCTAGGCCTGAAAGGGCTCTGCTTCAATTGGTTGAAATTCATCTTCAGCGCATTGCTCCAACGATCCTTTATGCGATTGCACAGGATAATAATCACGGTACGTCAGAAGCAGCAGCTCTTTTTATTGGGGGAAGCTGGCTTGCAAAGCATGGATTTGCTGAAGGTGAAGGTTGGCAGCGGCAGGGAAGAAAATGGCTGGAAAACCGTGCCCGCCGTTTAATCGAAAAAGATGGCAGCTTTAGCCAATATTCGGTTAACTATCATAGAGTAGCGTTAGACACTTTCTCGATGGTGGAGGTGTGGCGAAAGAGCTTGGGCTTATCTGCGTTTTCTGGCCATTGGTATGCGAAGGCCGCGGCCGCTACCGAGTGGCTAGGGGCTATGTTGCAGCCCGATGGCGATGTCCCGAACCTCGGTGCTAACGATGGTGCCAGGCTGTTTCCGCTTGCTGCCACCGATTATCGCGATTTCCGGCCCTCGGCTCAGCTGGCAAGCGCTCTGTTTTGCCAGCGGAGAGCGATTCACGATTCCGGAGAGTGGGATGTTCCTCTTCAATTATTAGGTATTGAATTGCCTGAGGCTCAAGCGCGGGTTCCGGCCAGCGTGGAATTTGATGATGGCGGCTACGCAATTCTGCGAAATGAGCAATGCTTCGCACTGCTCAGGTACCCTCGCTTTCGCTTTCGCCCTGGACAAGCCGATGCGTTGCACCTGGATGTGTGGTTGGGTGCTAGAAATCTTTTGCGGGACGGTGGTTCTTACAGTTACAACACCGAAGAGCCATGGCAGTCCTATTTCCCAGGTGTTGAAAGCCACAATACAGTGCAGTTCGATAGCCGGGATCAGATGCCTAGGTTAAGTCGGTTTTTGTTTGGGGAGTGGTTGAAAACTTGCTGTTATGAGCCATTAGATGACACGCCTGAAGGCAAAATGGTGCTTGCGGGCTACCGTGATTACAAAGGCGCTTCACACACACGCAAGGTAGTTCTTGGTAAGAGGCAACTGCGCGTAGAAGATAAAATCGACGGGTTTAGTGATGCTGCAGTGCTGCGCTGGCGGTTGGAACCGGGTGAATGGCACTTGGATGGCCAAACGGTGGTACGTAACGGTGTATCTATTGCGGTTGTAGCTAGCGTGCCAGTTGTTCGCTGCGAGCTTGTGAATGGATGGGAATCCCGTTATTACGGCCGGAAGACGCAATTGCCCGTGCTTGAAATTGAGGTGGCTGAGCCTGGCCACTTGACCACTGAAATAACCTGGAATACGCCTTGA
- a CDS encoding ISAs1 family transposase, which produces MTDEKNRGRQETRYHIVKEFTEEFQELSYEWPRLKTVGVVMSFRSEGDKVPTEPMIRYYISSANLSAKKLAEAARQHGYIENKLHWSLDAALREDACKIHRGYAAENLARVRYPCVPT; this is translated from the coding sequence GTGACTGACGAAAAAAATCGCGGCCGCCAAGAAACGCGGTATCACATTGTAAAAGAGTTTACGGAAGAATTTCAGGAGCTTAGCTATGAGTGGCCTAGGTTAAAAACGGTCGGTGTGGTCATGTCATTTCGCAGCGAAGGCGATAAAGTACCTACAGAACCTATGATCCGTTACTACATTAGTTCAGCCAATTTGAGTGCAAAAAAGCTCGCGGAAGCGGCTCGTCAGCACGGGTATATCGAGAATAAATTACATTGGTCTTTGGACGCCGCACTGCGTGAAGACGCTTGTAAAATCCATCGTGGTTATGCCGCTGAGAACCTTGCGAGGGTGCGCTACCCCTGTGTGCCAACCTAA
- a CDS encoding acetyltransferase has product MAKKLIGIYGASGFGREVMPVARDNYASDDCELFFIDDNPNLKEINGIRVLTYSEFLEQKAEEKKVVVAIADGNIRRKIEERCYSDGLKPASVNARNNMVLDEVQIGSACILCPFVTLTSNVIIGQSFHANIYSYVAHDCVIGDYVTFAPAVKCNGNVVIENNAYIGTGAIIKQGQPNKPIVIGEGAIVGMGAVVTKDVPAGVTVIGNPARPLSR; this is encoded by the coding sequence ATGGCCAAGAAGTTAATTGGAATATACGGAGCTAGTGGGTTTGGTCGCGAGGTAATGCCCGTTGCTCGCGATAATTACGCTTCTGACGATTGCGAGTTGTTTTTTATCGACGATAATCCAAATCTTAAAGAGATTAACGGAATTAGGGTCCTGACTTACTCTGAGTTTCTTGAGCAGAAAGCAGAAGAAAAGAAAGTCGTCGTTGCTATTGCCGATGGCAATATTCGCCGTAAGATTGAGGAACGCTGTTATTCCGATGGTCTGAAGCCAGCGTCAGTGAATGCCCGGAATAATATGGTGCTTGACGAGGTCCAAATTGGCTCTGCCTGTATTCTTTGCCCATTTGTAACGCTGACTTCCAATGTGATAATTGGCCAATCATTCCATGCGAATATATACAGCTACGTGGCGCACGACTGCGTGATCGGAGACTATGTTACTTTTGCGCCTGCTGTGAAGTGCAATGGCAATGTGGTGATTGAAAATAACGCTTACATTGGCACCGGGGCAATCATTAAACAGGGACAACCAAACAAGCCAATTGTAATAGGTGAGGGCGCTATTGTCGGCATGGGCGCAGTTGTAACGAAAGACGTACCGGCAGGCGTCACAGTTATTGGCAACCCCGCTCGTCCTTTATCCCGTTAG
- the wecB gene encoding non-hydrolyzing UDP-N-acetylglucosamine 2-epimerase, protein MKVLSVFGTRPEAIKMAPLVKALEEDAFFASKVAVSAQHREMLDQVLELFDITPDFDLNLMQPGQDLYDITAKVLLGLRDVLKEFQPDLVLVHGDTATTFAASLAAFYQQIPVGHVEAGLRTGDLYSPWPEEANRLLTSRLAQWHFAPTARNEAALLAEQISPQKITMTGNTVIDALQWVVRKIADTPALQGQIDTALRSAGLHLDVNEHRYVLVTGHRRENFGNGFENICQALRVLAENNPDTHFIYPVHLNPNVLGPVQRLLAGLRNVHLIEPLGYEPFVFLMQNAYIILTDSGGVQEEAPGLGKPVLVMRDTTERPEALEAGTVRLVGTETSVIQDAVQELLDDAGVHRRMSEANNPYGDGMACSRIVKFLKQQ, encoded by the coding sequence ATGAAAGTATTGTCTGTTTTTGGCACCCGTCCGGAAGCCATCAAAATGGCACCGTTGGTAAAGGCTTTAGAAGAGGATGCATTTTTTGCCTCAAAAGTTGCCGTTTCTGCTCAGCACCGTGAAATGCTTGATCAGGTGCTTGAGCTGTTCGACATCACGCCTGATTTTGACCTGAACCTAATGCAGCCAGGGCAGGATTTATACGACATCACCGCCAAGGTGTTATTAGGGTTGCGGGATGTGTTAAAAGAATTTCAGCCTGACTTAGTACTAGTACATGGCGATACCGCTACTACGTTTGCTGCTTCATTGGCGGCTTTTTATCAGCAAATACCTGTTGGTCATGTAGAGGCAGGTTTGCGTACTGGTGATTTATATTCCCCTTGGCCAGAAGAAGCCAATCGCTTGCTCACAAGCCGTTTAGCGCAATGGCATTTTGCGCCCACAGCGCGTAACGAAGCAGCGTTATTAGCGGAACAGATTTCTCCACAGAAAATAACGATGACCGGCAATACCGTGATTGATGCCCTGCAGTGGGTGGTGCGGAAAATAGCGGATACTCCTGCGCTTCAGGGTCAGATTGACACGGCATTACGTTCGGCGGGCCTGCATCTTGATGTTAATGAGCATCGCTACGTGCTTGTTACTGGTCACCGTCGAGAGAACTTTGGTAATGGTTTTGAGAACATTTGCCAAGCATTGAGAGTGCTGGCAGAAAACAATCCCGATACTCACTTTATTTATCCCGTTCATTTGAACCCTAACGTTTTGGGGCCTGTTCAGCGCCTTCTCGCTGGTCTGCGCAATGTACACCTGATCGAACCGTTGGGTTATGAGCCTTTCGTTTTTCTGATGCAGAACGCTTACATAATTCTGACTGATAGCGGTGGTGTACAGGAGGAGGCGCCGGGCCTAGGTAAGCCTGTCCTCGTGATGCGGGATACCACCGAACGACCAGAGGCCTTAGAGGCTGGCACTGTGCGTTTGGTGGGGACTGAAACCAGTGTTATTCAGGACGCCGTTCAGGAGCTTCTTGATGATGCGGGAGTGCACCGACGTATGTCCGAGGCAAATAACCCTTATGGGGATGGCATGGCGTGTAGCCGGATTGTTAAGTTTTTAAAGCAACAATGA
- a CDS encoding sugar transferase, producing MLKRLFDTFAAAFGLVILAPVILIVAWQVKRKLGSPLFFCQTRPGKDGKPFQMVKFRTMLDAVDAQGNSLPDSERMTEFGHLLRSTSLDELPGLWNVLKGEMSLVGPRPLLMEYLPLYSKEQYRRHDVRPGITGWAQVNGRNAISWENKFELDVWYVDNRSLWLDVKILFLTVKKVLIRDGISGEGEATMSKFTGSKEQSGE from the coding sequence ATGTTAAAAAGACTGTTTGATACTTTCGCTGCCGCTTTCGGCTTGGTAATCCTCGCCCCGGTCATCCTGATCGTAGCTTGGCAGGTAAAACGCAAGCTCGGTTCACCCCTATTCTTCTGCCAAACTCGCCCCGGTAAAGACGGGAAGCCCTTTCAGATGGTGAAATTTCGCACCATGCTGGATGCGGTGGATGCCCAGGGTAATTCACTGCCGGATTCAGAGAGGATGACAGAGTTTGGCCATCTCCTGCGTTCAACCAGCCTGGACGAGTTGCCTGGGCTTTGGAACGTGCTGAAAGGCGAGATGAGTTTGGTTGGTCCTCGCCCGCTGTTGATGGAATACCTACCGCTGTATTCGAAAGAACAGTATCGGCGTCATGATGTTCGTCCAGGGATAACTGGTTGGGCTCAGGTAAATGGGCGCAATGCGATTTCTTGGGAGAACAAGTTCGAGCTCGATGTATGGTATGTGGATAACCGTTCGCTATGGCTGGATGTGAAGATTCTGTTCCTGACAGTAAAAAAGGTGTTGATTCGGGATGGAATTAGTGGGGAAGGTGAGGCGACTATGTCGAAGTTTACTGGAAGTAAAGAACAATCAGGAGAATAA
- a CDS encoding transposase, producing MPKPMTHILPNPKLEKRGRRSFTVEYKLSILQQADACQHGELGPLLRREKLYSNQLAQWRREFAEQGVAGLNKSQPGPTASKTAEQKRIEQLEKELGRLRRQLEVKDSCISLQKKALALIEAFDQENS from the coding sequence ATGCCAAAGCCGATGACACACATTCTACCCAACCCCAAGCTGGAAAAGCGGGGGCGTCGCTCATTCACTGTAGAGTATAAGCTATCCATCCTACAGCAAGCCGATGCCTGCCAGCATGGGGAGCTAGGCCCACTGTTAAGGCGTGAGAAGCTTTATTCAAACCAGCTAGCCCAGTGGCGTCGAGAGTTCGCTGAACAAGGCGTTGCCGGTTTGAACAAGTCTCAACCAGGACCTACGGCCTCCAAAACAGCTGAACAAAAGCGCATTGAACAGCTGGAAAAAGAACTGGGACGTTTGCGCCGTCAGCTTGAGGTTAAAGACAGCTGTATCTCGCTCCAAAAAAAAGCCTTGGCACTCATCGAAGCCTTCGATCAAGAGAACTCGTAG
- the wecC gene encoding UDP-N-acetyl-D-mannosamine dehydrogenase: protein MFNNKVCVLGLGYIGLPTSALIAANDIPVHGVDISQHVVDTINAGKIHIVEPDLNQAVDSAVASGNLIADTKPVAADTYLIVVPTPFKGGSHEPDISYIQSATEGILPLLKEGDLYIIESTSPVGTTERMRDLIYSRRPDLKGKFHIAYCPERVLPGNVMHEMVHNDRVIGGVDDAATEKAVAFYQQFVKGELHKTNARTAEMCKLTENSSRDVQIAFANELSLICDKAGIDVWELIRLANRHPRVNILQPGSGVGGHCIAVDPYFITAEFPMESQIIGKAREINNYKSFWCAEKTGSAIRDFELKHGRVPSVAMMGLAFKPNIDDLRQSPAVYIAQKVLQEASDEAYFIVEPNIESHPYYKLTQMLEAVEQADIIVFLVAHNEFKQLNIREGKVVLDFCGVRN from the coding sequence ATGTTTAATAACAAAGTTTGTGTCTTAGGCCTCGGCTACATCGGCCTCCCCACTTCAGCGCTCATCGCTGCCAACGACATTCCCGTTCACGGTGTGGATATTTCTCAGCACGTAGTAGATACTATTAATGCTGGTAAGATTCATATTGTCGAACCGGATTTAAATCAAGCTGTGGACAGTGCCGTGGCGTCAGGTAATCTTATAGCTGATACCAAACCCGTAGCGGCGGACACATACCTGATTGTTGTGCCCACACCGTTTAAAGGAGGCAGCCACGAGCCAGATATTTCTTATATTCAGTCCGCCACGGAAGGCATTTTGCCGCTGCTGAAAGAGGGTGATTTATATATTATTGAATCCACTTCTCCCGTAGGCACCACGGAGCGCATGCGTGATCTTATCTACAGTAGACGCCCAGACTTAAAAGGCAAATTTCACATCGCTTATTGCCCTGAGCGGGTTTTGCCTGGCAACGTAATGCACGAAATGGTGCACAACGATCGTGTGATTGGTGGGGTCGATGATGCTGCTACGGAAAAAGCCGTAGCGTTTTACCAGCAATTTGTGAAAGGCGAATTGCATAAAACTAACGCTCGCACTGCTGAAATGTGCAAACTCACAGAGAACTCTTCGCGGGATGTGCAGATTGCCTTTGCTAACGAGTTGTCTTTAATTTGCGATAAAGCGGGAATTGATGTGTGGGAACTTATTCGCCTGGCCAATAGGCATCCACGCGTAAATATCTTGCAGCCAGGCAGTGGGGTGGGTGGGCATTGCATTGCCGTGGATCCTTACTTTATTACTGCCGAGTTCCCCATGGAATCTCAGATTATTGGGAAGGCCCGCGAGATCAATAACTACAAATCGTTCTGGTGTGCGGAAAAAACCGGAAGCGCCATTCGGGATTTTGAACTCAAGCACGGACGTGTGCCTTCTGTTGCCATGATGGGGTTGGCGTTCAAACCAAATATTGATGATTTACGACAGTCTCCCGCTGTGTATATCGCGCAAAAAGTGCTACAAGAAGCCAGCGATGAGGCTTACTTTATTGTAGAGCCCAACATTGAAAGCCACCCCTACTATAAATTGACCCAGATGCTGGAAGCGGTCGAACAAGCTGACATTATCGTTTTTTTGGTGGCCCACAATGAGTTTAAGCAACTTAACATTCGCGAGGGCAAGGTGGTGCTTGATTTTTGCGGGGTGAGAAACTAA
- a CDS encoding integrase core domain-containing protein: protein MTAHCYLDLLSELAITASHSRPRVSNDNPMSEAQFKTLKYQPDYPRRFDHYDHAMRWCNDYVDWYNHVHHHSSLEGFTPAQVFTGQYVDIARVRQGGFE, encoded by the coding sequence ATGACCGCTCACTGTTACCTGGACTTGCTCTCCGAACTGGCCATCACCGCCAGTCATAGCCGGCCTCGCGTGAGCAATGATAATCCAATGAGTGAAGCACAATTTAAAACACTCAAGTACCAGCCAGACTACCCAAGACGCTTCGATCATTATGATCACGCCATGCGCTGGTGCAACGATTACGTGGACTGGTACAACCACGTGCACCACCACAGCAGTCTTGAAGGATTTACGCCAGCACAGGTGTTTACAGGCCAATACGTAGACATTGCCCGAGTGCGTCAAGGGGGCTTTGAATGA
- a CDS encoding DDE-type integrase/transposase/recombinase → MLNDESYCNQLPMQVYHNLLQQDRYLCSVSTLHRLLRKQNLQGERRAQRAPQSNPMPRLLATAPNQVWTSDIAKLPTRKRGEYFSLYVVMDLFSRYIVAWMLSRKENSALSSQLIDPCHHN, encoded by the coding sequence GTGTTGAATGACGAAAGCTACTGCAATCAGCTACCGATGCAGGTCTATCACAACCTGCTTCAACAAGACCGATATCTGTGCTCGGTGAGCACCCTGCATCGCTTGCTACGCAAACAAAACCTGCAGGGCGAGCGACGCGCTCAGCGCGCACCACAGTCGAATCCGATGCCGCGTCTGTTGGCAACAGCGCCCAATCAGGTCTGGACGTCGGACATTGCCAAATTACCGACGCGCAAGCGCGGTGAGTACTTCTCTCTGTACGTGGTTATGGACTTGTTCAGTCGCTATATTGTTGCCTGGATGCTGTCCCGCAAGGAAAATAGCGCCCTGTCATCGCAACTGATTGACCCCTGTCATCACAACTGA
- a CDS encoding ISAs1 family transposase yields MLFLVVCAVICGSEGWDEIEDFGHSKLDFLRQYGKFADGIPSHDTLARVMALINRDQLQIAFAEWMKACHDVTEGAVVAIDGKTLRGSYCRGKGKGAIHRVSAFSAANGVVLGQVKTAEKSNEITAIPKLLKLLNLQGCLVTIDAMGCQKKIAASVLHKGADYLLSVKDNQPKLVKAFKQAFPVSELVHFEGDTFRLRD; encoded by the coding sequence ATTCTATTTTTAGTGGTCTGTGCGGTGATTTGTGGTTCTGAAGGATGGGACGAGATCGAAGACTTTGGCCACTCAAAGTTGGATTTTCTGCGCCAGTACGGCAAGTTTGCCGATGGTATACCCAGTCACGATACGTTGGCCAGAGTGATGGCACTGATCAATAGGGACCAGCTTCAAATCGCGTTTGCTGAGTGGATGAAAGCGTGTCATGACGTTACTGAAGGAGCGGTTGTGGCTATCGATGGCAAGACGTTACGCGGCTCTTATTGCCGAGGAAAAGGCAAAGGTGCCATTCATAGGGTCAGCGCTTTTAGCGCCGCCAATGGCGTCGTGTTAGGTCAAGTGAAAACCGCAGAAAAGTCGAACGAAATAACGGCGATACCGAAACTACTCAAGCTTCTAAATTTGCAAGGCTGCCTGGTGACCATTGACGCCATGGGGTGTCAGAAAAAGATCGCGGCGAGTGTGCTTCACAAAGGCGCAGACTATCTGCTGTCAGTCAAAGATAATCAGCCAAAGCTTGTTAAGGCCTTCAAGCAAGCTTTCCCCGTGAGTGAGCTGGTTCATTTTGAGGGTGACACGTTCCGCCTACGTGACTGA
- a CDS encoding helix-turn-helix domain-containing protein, which yields MSAKDLFYSAGHEFSRAEARTYAREDLIYNVTEDLLVQMEQLSVTKLELARRLGKSRSYVTQMLSGARNMTLGSLSDVCFALGIKPDVQLPSQHSVEVEFDEGGSTTQVWEKADSLMEGLVVQVIGENIIDMRDPGQWEKVA from the coding sequence ATGAGCGCTAAAGACCTTTTTTACAGCGCCGGGCACGAATTCAGCCGGGCTGAAGCTCGGACTTATGCTAGGGAAGATCTGATTTATAACGTAACTGAGGATTTGCTGGTTCAGATGGAGCAGTTGTCTGTCACCAAGCTGGAGCTTGCCAGGCGCTTGGGGAAGTCTCGTTCCTATGTTACACAGATGCTCAGCGGCGCTCGCAATATGACGTTGGGTTCCTTATCTGACGTTTGTTTTGCTTTGGGTATTAAGCCCGATGTTCAGCTGCCCTCTCAGCACAGTGTTGAGGTTGAATTTGATGAAGGCGGTTCCACTACGCAAGTGTGGGAAAAGGCGGATAGTCTAATGGAGGGCTTGGTTGTTCAGGTGATTGGTGAAAACATAATCGATATGCGCGACCCCGGCCAGTGGGAGAAAGTGGCCTGA
- a CDS encoding glycosyltransferase family 4 protein, producing the protein MKVLYFHQHFVTPKGAGAIRSYALARKLVERGHSVTMVCGSNTTGTTGLEGPFTKGKRNGEVDGIDVIELDLAYSNNDGLLKRAWTFISFALRSIWIALTAKYDLVFATTTPLTAGIPGIFARWLRGKPFVFEVRDLWPELPREMGVITNPVVLWAMGVLEWVSYRSAHRLVGLSPGIVEGIKKRGVPAERIAMVPNGCDLDIFTNLVEPWRPAEVAETDLLAVFAGTHGMANGLDAVLNAAVELKKRGRKEIKFLLIGSGKLKPALMARAARESLDNVVFHDPVTKNKLAGLMRATDIGMQILANVPAFYYGTSPNKFFDYIAAGVPVLNNYPGWLADMIEREQCGYAVPPADPVAFADALVDAADKRSELPEMGKRAKALAMREFDREKMAGQWVDWVIQS; encoded by the coding sequence TTGAAAGTTCTCTATTTTCACCAGCATTTTGTGACCCCTAAGGGTGCCGGAGCGATTCGTTCTTATGCTTTGGCACGCAAGCTTGTTGAACGCGGCCATTCGGTAACGATGGTTTGCGGCAGTAATACAACTGGTACGACGGGTCTTGAGGGGCCGTTTACCAAGGGCAAGCGCAATGGTGAGGTTGATGGCATCGATGTGATTGAGCTGGACCTGGCCTATTCCAATAATGATGGGCTGCTCAAGCGAGCTTGGACATTTATCTCGTTTGCTCTGCGCAGTATCTGGATTGCGTTAACCGCAAAGTACGACTTGGTATTTGCAACTACAACACCTTTGACAGCGGGCATTCCGGGAATTTTTGCCCGCTGGTTAAGAGGCAAGCCCTTTGTGTTTGAGGTACGGGATTTGTGGCCAGAGTTGCCTAGGGAAATGGGAGTGATTACAAATCCTGTGGTGCTTTGGGCGATGGGCGTGTTGGAGTGGGTGAGTTACCGTTCCGCGCACCGCTTAGTGGGGTTGTCCCCTGGTATTGTGGAAGGCATCAAAAAACGTGGCGTGCCAGCGGAAAGAATCGCCATGGTACCCAACGGCTGTGACCTCGATATTTTTACCAACTTGGTAGAGCCCTGGCGCCCGGCTGAGGTCGCAGAAACAGATCTACTGGCAGTGTTCGCCGGTACTCACGGGATGGCTAACGGGCTTGACGCGGTTTTGAATGCGGCCGTAGAGCTAAAAAAACGGGGCCGTAAAGAGATTAAGTTCCTCCTGATTGGTAGCGGTAAATTGAAACCGGCACTGATGGCCCGCGCAGCGCGCGAATCACTGGATAACGTGGTATTTCACGATCCGGTCACAAAAAATAAATTGGCTGGTCTGATGCGGGCAACGGACATTGGCATGCAGATACTGGCTAATGTACCCGCCTTTTACTACGGCACGTCCCCCAACAAATTTTTTGATTACATTGCTGCGGGCGTGCCGGTGCTGAATAATTACCCCGGTTGGTTGGCGGACATGATTGAGCGTGAGCAGTGCGGCTATGCGGTGCCCCCCGCGGACCCAGTCGCTTTTGCTGACGCATTGGTTGACGCAGCTGATAAGCGCAGCGAATTGCCGGAAATGGGTAAGCGCGCTAAGGCGCTGGCGATGCGGGAATTTGATCGAGAGAAGATGGCAGGACAGTGGGTGGATTGGGTCATTCAATCATGA